The proteins below come from a single Streptomyces sp. MRC013 genomic window:
- the mobF gene encoding MobF family relaxase — protein sequence MTVDSRVVRAGGMYRYYLRETVVGDGRRPARMPLREAQERASVPVGRWMGRGLAALGLEPGQEVTESQLRNLFGERGRHPYADRIEADLLAKGASAKEAFKAGALRRRVTVTGVDFVFRPRPTISLLWALRDEEIRLVIEAAHEYAIERVLEWSEDEVAVIRYGKDGIYRVRPTGGLVAGRFRHYQGRSGQPLLHDRLLLSVKGQRPDGKWGLALFTSQSSVTSAVREARPARDVRDRGQRLGDVGRRVVCRSSGVWVKALVTGVGGSCRRDVAECRQAPPVLIDIDVPVRRAPPVVVNNCCRESSIKPDRV from the coding sequence ATGACAGTGGATAGCAGGGTTGTCCGGGCCGGTGGGATGTACCGCTACTACCTGCGCGAGACCGTCGTCGGCGACGGCCGCCGCCCGGCCCGCATGCCGCTGCGCGAGGCTCAGGAGCGGGCCAGTGTCCCGGTCGGGCGCTGGATGGGCCGCGGCCTTGCCGCGCTCGGTCTCGAGCCGGGGCAGGAGGTCACCGAGAGCCAGCTGCGGAACCTGTTCGGCGAGCGGGGCCGCCACCCGTATGCGGACCGGATCGAGGCCGACCTGCTCGCGAAGGGGGCGTCGGCGAAGGAGGCGTTCAAGGCCGGCGCCCTCAGACGTCGCGTGACGGTCACCGGGGTGGACTTCGTGTTCCGGCCGCGGCCGACGATCTCCCTGTTGTGGGCGCTGAGGGACGAGGAGATCCGTCTGGTGATCGAGGCCGCGCACGAGTACGCGATCGAGCGGGTGCTGGAGTGGAGCGAGGACGAGGTCGCGGTGATCCGCTACGGCAAGGACGGGATCTACCGGGTGCGACCGACCGGCGGTCTGGTCGCCGGCCGCTTCCGCCACTACCAGGGGCGCTCCGGCCAGCCCTTGCTCCATGACCGTCTGCTGTTGTCGGTGAAGGGGCAGCGCCCGGACGGGAAGTGGGGCTTGGCTCTGTTTACGTCGCAGAGCAGCGTTACATCAGCAGTTCGGGAGGCACGGCCCGCGCGAGATGTTCGCGACCGCGGGCAGCGGCTCGGTGATGTCGGGAGGAGAGTCGTCTGCCGCTCATCCGGAGTCTGGGTAAAAGCGCTGGTTACGGGCGTGGGTGGCAGCTGCCGTCGTGACGTTGCCGAGTGCCGGCAGGCGCCTCCCGTTCTCATTGACATCGACGTCCCGGTACGGCGGGCGCCTCCCGTAGTCGTTAACAACTGCTGTCGTGAGTCGTCGATAAAGCCAGACCGGGTCTGA
- a CDS encoding transposase family protein: protein MVTYVATLDVPRPVVEYLSRLLAAHRRRIGTPKGSRALGPFRQAVLVLRWFRERGCVHCLARDAAISQATGYRYLHEGIDVLAEKAPDLHEVLSRCRRAGMTHVILDGTLIPCDRVAGVRENGNDLWFSQKHKAFGGNVQFLSAPDGTPLWVSDVEPGSTPDITAARTHALPALYKAAASGLPTLADKGYTGAGIGIRVPVRRPKGKSEQALHADTRMFNALVRHVRALGERTAAELKQRWRTLQHVTLSPNRIGDIARAALVLNEIWK from the coding sequence TTGGTCACCTATGTTGCCACGCTCGACGTCCCGCGCCCTGTCGTGGAGTATCTGTCCCGCTTGCTGGCCGCGCACCGGCGGCGCATCGGCACGCCGAAGGGCTCGCGGGCGCTGGGCCCGTTCCGCCAGGCCGTGCTGGTGCTGCGCTGGTTTCGCGAGCGGGGGTGTGTGCACTGTCTGGCCCGTGACGCCGCAATCTCCCAGGCCACCGGCTACCGCTACCTGCACGAAGGCATCGACGTCCTCGCCGAGAAGGCCCCGGACCTGCACGAGGTCCTCTCCCGCTGCCGACGCGCCGGCATGACACACGTGATCCTCGACGGGACGCTCATCCCCTGCGACCGCGTGGCCGGCGTCCGTGAGAACGGCAACGACCTGTGGTTCAGCCAGAAGCACAAGGCATTCGGTGGGAACGTCCAGTTCCTGTCCGCTCCGGACGGCACCCCGCTGTGGGTCTCCGACGTCGAACCCGGCTCGACCCCTGACATCACCGCCGCCCGCACCCACGCCCTGCCCGCCTTGTACAAAGCAGCGGCCAGCGGCCTGCCGACCCTGGCGGACAAGGGTTACACCGGCGCGGGTATCGGCATCCGCGTCCCCGTCCGTCGCCCGAAGGGCAAGTCGGAACAGGCACTCCACGCCGACACCCGCATGTTCAACGCCCTGGTACGGCACGTGAGGGCGCTGGGTGAGCGCACCGCCGCCGAACTCAAGCAGCGATGGCGCACCCTGCAGCACGTCACGCTCAGCCCCAACCGGATCGGCGACATCGCCCGAGCCGCCCTCGTCCTCAACGAAATCTGGAAGTGA
- a CDS encoding MerR family transcriptional regulator, which produces MSDETELFTIGELARRTGLPVRTIRFWSDRGVLVPAGRSAGGYRLYDQAAVARLDLVRTLRELGLGLDTVGQVLRGRATVRDVAETHLRAVEAEIRTLQVRRAVLRRVVRQGSTTKEMRLMQELARMTAEERQRILDDYVRETFEGAGAEGPGAPIARAMRTLPANLPNDPTPEQEEAWVELVELLGDEDFRRRTREMAVAGARAAGGPPVLDPQRVGEHAAPAVRDGVSPRSPEGAVILGRIVDRDMPSADRLRLADTLETFTDRRVERYWQLLGVLNGHPPVPSQVPAMEWTIAALRAHV; this is translated from the coding sequence GTGAGCGACGAAACGGAACTGTTCACCATCGGTGAGCTCGCCCGCCGCACCGGCCTGCCGGTGCGCACGATCCGCTTCTGGTCCGATCGCGGTGTCCTCGTGCCGGCCGGGCGGTCGGCGGGCGGCTACCGGTTGTACGACCAGGCGGCGGTCGCCCGCCTCGACCTGGTGCGGACCTTGCGCGAGCTGGGTCTCGGCCTGGACACCGTGGGCCAGGTGCTGCGCGGCCGGGCCACCGTGCGGGACGTGGCCGAAACGCATCTACGTGCGGTGGAGGCGGAGATCCGCACGCTGCAGGTGCGGCGTGCGGTGCTGCGTCGCGTCGTTCGTCAGGGGAGCACGACCAAGGAGATGAGACTGATGCAGGAACTGGCTCGGATGACCGCCGAGGAGCGGCAGCGCATCCTCGACGATTACGTGCGGGAGACCTTCGAGGGTGCCGGCGCCGAGGGGCCCGGTGCGCCCATCGCCCGGGCCATGCGGACGTTGCCCGCGAACCTGCCGAACGATCCGACGCCCGAGCAGGAGGAGGCGTGGGTGGAACTGGTCGAACTGCTCGGTGACGAGGATTTCCGGCGGCGTACTCGCGAGATGGCGGTGGCCGGTGCGCGGGCGGCGGGCGGGCCGCCGGTGTTGGATCCGCAGCGGGTCGGTGAGCATGCCGCGCCGGCCGTCCGGGACGGGGTGTCCCCGCGCTCCCCGGAGGGCGCGGTGATCCTGGGGCGCATCGTCGATCGGGACATGCCGTCCGCCGACCGGTTGCGGCTGGCCGACACGCTGGAGACGTTCACCGATCGCCGGGTCGAGCGGTACTGGCAGTTGCTGGGTGTCCTCAACGGTCACCCGCCGGTGCCCTCGCAGGTTCCGGCCATGGAGTGGACGATCGCCGCTTTGCGGGCGCACGTCTGA
- a CDS encoding SGNH/GDSL hydrolase family protein — MRHPVSRLRTRVSAVGLAALAMAALPPPAAGASTDRYEWAALGDSYTAGLFVGAPLPLLGDPSRDGCDRTTGAYPDLVERKLAARPLDRPVRLTNVSCDNAAIENVTSDRQQPTSPVRPPAGDPGRWPLVDPQIRRAGLGDRTDVVTVGVGAIGLPFGGCLELSLAHRSCKEYYTNPPEGVEGLAAKLAGIRDAYGRMLGAIHRAAPHAEVVTIGYPAILPERGSACSGGPTQLGPITPADIDWLRDDALKALNKIIREEAAKRGDRHVDLYTSSVGHDVCQPEDTQWIEGICGDAAPFWPTVPPAGLPFDCAAIGKRATLLHPNAREHANAAPLVERAVRDALTEG; from the coding sequence ATGCGACACCCCGTGTCCCGGCTGCGTACGCGAGTGTCGGCGGTGGGGCTGGCCGCGCTGGCGATGGCCGCGCTCCCGCCCCCGGCCGCAGGCGCCTCGACCGACCGCTACGAATGGGCCGCGTTGGGCGACTCGTACACCGCCGGCCTCTTCGTCGGAGCCCCACTCCCCCTGCTGGGCGACCCGTCGAGGGACGGGTGCGACCGGACCACCGGCGCCTACCCCGACCTCGTCGAGCGGAAGCTCGCCGCCCGCCCGCTGGACAGGCCCGTGCGTCTGACCAACGTCAGCTGCGACAACGCCGCCATCGAGAACGTCACGAGCGACAGGCAGCAGCCCACCAGCCCAGTGCGGCCCCCCGCAGGCGATCCCGGCAGGTGGCCCCTGGTGGATCCGCAGATCCGGCGGGCCGGGCTCGGCGACCGGACCGATGTCGTCACCGTCGGCGTCGGCGCGATCGGCCTGCCCTTCGGCGGGTGCCTGGAACTCAGCCTCGCCCACAGGTCGTGCAAGGAGTACTACACGAACCCGCCCGAGGGCGTGGAGGGCCTCGCCGCCAAGCTCGCCGGGATCCGTGACGCATACGGTCGGATGCTCGGCGCGATTCACCGCGCCGCGCCGCACGCCGAGGTCGTCACGATCGGTTACCCGGCCATCCTGCCGGAGCGGGGCAGCGCCTGCAGCGGCGGCCCGACGCAGCTCGGCCCGATCACCCCCGCCGACATCGACTGGCTGCGCGACGACGCCCTGAAGGCCCTGAACAAGATCATTCGCGAGGAGGCGGCGAAGCGCGGTGACCGTCACGTCGACCTTTACACCTCCAGCGTGGGCCATGACGTATGCCAGCCCGAGGACACCCAGTGGATCGAAGGGATCTGCGGCGACGCCGCGCCCTTCTGGCCGACCGTGCCGCCCGCCGGCCTGCCGTTCGACTGCGCCGCCATCGGAAAACGCGCCACGCTGCTCCATCCCAACGCCAGGGAACACGCCAACGCCGCTCCCCTCGTGGAACGCGCCGTCCGCGACGCCCTCACCGAAGGCTGA
- a CDS encoding PQQ-binding-like beta-propeller repeat protein, which produces MRTGLVVVLMGLLVGLALEFHVLGWGSVPGNRCGGRYTPCPDGTTPTLLLAFLFTVVGGYGLVFALQKFTAVRPGKALPALLAAAGVLAALWPGWQAYLWMRGPVLRSVWQAEADRPSSVHGVGAWTVQDGKTVIRARTDALIAYDSGSGKREWLLDAPVRMSVCAMSDRVSDGVGLVAFARHEVACGSVRAVDARSGRVRWERELPGARQEGGGSLLTADGDVGVALSEGAVHGFGLADGKERWTIEPRPSGKRSDGIGYVPTAISAADGTTRVVVICEGSTGFDSAWLLTLDNATGRELGRSPLPVESSLTTAAVVSAAPFVLMVEESDERGLAALLAYRDPKDPKAKPVVIPLGAEDQDLSLGYTEEPSFAARPVWRAVVSGSVLVVATQDPGDSSPKRVAGYSLDDGRRRWQADVGVELDALAPAGGDRVAVLGGNRLWTFTAGDGARVGEEDGTTLLEVTQKNRARRPAGADGHRLDRRQRRGRGLPGPPRHPAVVAATGLPRAWTRGSPDTVAQPA; this is translated from the coding sequence GTGCGCACAGGTCTGGTCGTCGTGCTGATGGGGCTGCTGGTCGGGCTGGCGCTGGAGTTCCACGTGCTGGGCTGGGGCTCCGTTCCCGGCAACCGCTGCGGGGGGCGGTACACCCCCTGTCCCGATGGCACCACGCCGACCCTTCTGCTGGCCTTCCTGTTCACGGTCGTGGGCGGCTACGGTCTGGTCTTCGCCCTGCAGAAGTTCACCGCCGTCCGTCCCGGCAAGGCGCTGCCCGCCCTGCTGGCCGCCGCGGGAGTGCTGGCGGCGCTGTGGCCGGGCTGGCAGGCATACCTCTGGATGCGAGGCCCGGTGCTCCGGTCCGTCTGGCAGGCCGAGGCGGACCGGCCCTCCTCGGTGCACGGCGTCGGCGCGTGGACGGTCCAGGACGGGAAGACGGTCATCCGGGCGCGTACCGACGCGCTGATCGCCTACGACTCCGGCAGCGGGAAACGCGAGTGGCTTCTCGACGCACCGGTGCGCATGTCGGTGTGCGCGATGAGCGACCGGGTCTCGGACGGCGTCGGTCTGGTGGCCTTTGCCCGGCACGAGGTCGCCTGCGGTTCCGTCCGGGCCGTCGACGCGAGGAGCGGTCGGGTGCGGTGGGAGCGGGAACTCCCCGGTGCCCGACAGGAGGGCGGCGGTTCGCTGCTGACCGCGGACGGAGATGTCGGCGTGGCCCTGTCCGAAGGCGCCGTCCACGGGTTCGGACTCGCCGACGGCAAGGAGCGTTGGACCATCGAACCCCGTCCGTCCGGTAAGCGGTCCGATGGCATCGGCTACGTCCCGACGGCGATCTCCGCAGCCGACGGCACCACCCGGGTGGTGGTGATCTGCGAGGGCTCCACCGGCTTCGACTCGGCCTGGCTGCTCACCCTGGACAACGCGACGGGCCGGGAACTGGGCCGCAGCCCACTGCCGGTGGAAAGTTCCCTGACCACGGCCGCAGTGGTGTCGGCCGCTCCGTTCGTCCTGATGGTCGAGGAGAGCGACGAGCGAGGGCTGGCCGCCCTACTGGCCTACCGCGATCCGAAAGACCCGAAAGCGAAGCCGGTGGTGATCCCCCTCGGGGCCGAGGACCAAGACCTGTCCTTGGGCTACACCGAGGAGCCATCGTTCGCCGCACGTCCGGTGTGGCGCGCGGTGGTCAGCGGCTCCGTGCTCGTCGTCGCCACGCAGGACCCCGGTGACTCCTCCCCGAAGCGGGTGGCCGGTTACTCGCTGGACGACGGCCGGCGCCGGTGGCAGGCCGACGTCGGCGTGGAGCTGGACGCCCTGGCACCGGCCGGCGGGGACCGGGTGGCGGTGCTGGGCGGCAACCGGCTGTGGACGTTCACCGCCGGTGACGGGGCCCGGGTAGGCGAGGAGGACGGGACGACCCTGCTGGAGGTCACCCAAAAAAATCGGGCCCGGCGCCCAGCTGGTGCGGACGGACACCGGCTGGACCGTCGTCAACGCCGAGGCCGAGGGTTACCCGGCCCTCCTCGCCATCCGGCCGTAGTGGCTGCCACCGGGCTGCCTCGGGCGTGGACGCGGGGCAGCCCGGACACGGTGGCGCAGCCCGCATAG
- a CDS encoding DDE-type integrase/transposase/recombinase, translated as MLRADVYRILSAAGQNGERRRQATHPARAIPELTAISPSQVFTWDITKLPGSDKGIWYHAYVIIDVFSRYIVGHTVERAETAERAEELIRETIERNGIVPQTVHADRGTSMTSKKVSQMLIDLGITRSRSRPRVSNDTPYSKSQFRTTKDTADHPERFDSLAPAREGMGAFITYYNHDHRHSGIGLHTPASVHFGTAEEVRDQRAAALAEAYERHPERFARRPNPPEVPGQVWINDPANRRQPEPQGSQHCERLI; from the coding sequence GTGCTCAGAGCGGACGTGTACCGGATTCTGTCCGCCGCCGGGCAGAACGGTGAACGCCGCCGCCAGGCCACTCATCCGGCTAGGGCGATCCCTGAGCTGACGGCGATCAGCCCCTCGCAGGTCTTCACCTGGGACATCACCAAGCTGCCCGGCTCGGACAAGGGCATCTGGTACCACGCCTACGTCATCATCGACGTCTTCAGCCGCTACATCGTCGGCCACACCGTCGAGCGGGCCGAAACGGCTGAGCGGGCCGAGGAGTTGATCCGCGAGACGATCGAGCGCAACGGCATCGTGCCCCAGACGGTGCACGCGGACCGCGGCACCTCGATGACCAGCAAGAAGGTGTCCCAGATGCTGATCGACCTCGGCATCACCAGGAGTCGCTCCCGCCCCAGGGTCAGCAACGACACCCCGTACTCGAAAAGCCAGTTCAGGACCACGAAGGACACCGCCGACCACCCGGAACGGTTCGATTCGCTGGCCCCTGCCCGGGAGGGGATGGGCGCCTTCATCACCTACTACAACCACGACCACAGACACTCCGGGATCGGCCTGCACACCCCCGCCTCCGTCCACTTCGGCACCGCAGAGGAGGTCCGCGACCAGCGGGCCGCCGCTCTCGCCGAGGCATACGAACGCCACCCCGAACGCTTCGCCCGCCGACCGAATCCACCCGAGGTACCCGGCCAGGTCTGGATCAACGACCCAGCGAACCGCCGGCAACCCGAACCACAAGGTTCACAGCACTGCGAACGTCTCATTTGA
- a CDS encoding transposase family protein, producing the protein MVTYVAMLDVPRHVVEYVARLLAGHRRRIGTPKGSRALSPFRQAVFVLRWFREAGCVHCLARDAGISQATGYRYLHEAIDVLADQAPELHEVLDRCRARQMSHVVLDGTLVSCDRVAGTTEKGNDLWYSGKARHFAGNIQFVAAPDGTPLWVSDVEPGSVHDLRAARIHALPALYAAARAGLPTLADVGYTGAGKGIHTPFRPHPDIASPLAPDNRAHNRLLRGIRALGERAAAELKQRWRALQHVTLSPSRIGRIAQAALVLNNSWK; encoded by the coding sequence TTGGTCACCTATGTTGCCATGCTCGACGTCCCGCGCCACGTGGTGGAATACGTGGCCCGGCTGCTGGCCGGCCACCGCCGCCGGATCGGCACCCCGAAGGGCTCCCGGGCGTTGAGCCCGTTCCGGCAGGCCGTCTTCGTGCTGCGCTGGTTCCGCGAGGCCGGCTGCGTGCACTGCCTGGCCCGCGATGCGGGAATCTCGCAGGCCACCGGCTACCGCTACCTCCACGAGGCAATCGACGTCCTGGCCGACCAGGCCCCCGAGCTGCATGAGGTGCTGGACCGCTGCCGCGCGCGGCAGATGAGCCACGTGGTGCTGGACGGCACCCTGGTCTCCTGCGACCGTGTCGCCGGGACTACCGAGAAGGGCAACGACCTGTGGTACTCCGGCAAGGCTCGGCACTTCGCCGGGAACATCCAGTTCGTGGCCGCACCCGACGGCACCCCGCTGTGGGTCTCCGACGTCGAACCCGGATCCGTCCACGACCTGCGTGCCGCCCGCATCCATGCCCTGCCCGCCTTGTACGCGGCGGCCCGCGCCGGTCTGCCGACGCTGGCCGACGTCGGCTACACCGGCGCCGGCAAGGGCATCCACACCCCGTTCCGTCCGCACCCCGACATCGCTTCCCCGCTCGCGCCGGACAACCGCGCCCACAACCGGCTCCTGCGCGGCATCCGGGCCCTGGGCGAACGGGCCGCCGCTGAACTCAAGCAGCGCTGGCGCGCGCTGCAGCACGTCACGCTCAGCCCCAGCCGGATCGGACGCATCGCCCAAGCCGCACTCGTCCTCAACAACTCATGGAAGTGA
- a CDS encoding glycosyl hydrolase gives MGRGLLSLVLAAVTGAALLVAPAAATPPPPGDVYRPVRGPSAPAEYRYMQKTLPGESIPRHAHDLAAAQARELPTVGGRWKSVGPTDIGGRIVSLALDPKRADTLYAAAASGGLWRSTDAGQTFHSVWPDSWTQAMGAVATAPDGTLYVGTGEPNPGGGSITYEGTGMYRSTDGGRNWTPIGLRDSGAISAITIDPANPRRIYVAAAGSLYNGGGDRGVYRSQDGGATWERILAGANEFTGATEIVVEGDRLYAVMWDKRRRPDLRTYGGVGSGVFRSSDGGETWQRLGGGLPAQGPGVGRIGLAVAGDRLYAIVNKADGSFEGFYASSDGGDTWTRLPDNQDLTDSQSSFGWWFGKVWIDPRDTEHVHVAGVALLTTKDGGDTWTADDTSMHVDHHAMVWDPRRPGRVYLGNDGGVYRSDARGDGGWVKSRHQPYTQLYSAAISPQDVTRISGGAQDNGSLRSWGGDGFNEYLGGDGEENLINPTDVNNVFACYQYGNCFSSTDGGDTLTYFADRTTFQRRNWFTPMEFDPHDPKVLYYGSEVVNRSTDGGETWQPISPDLSGGPGTDPVHPNYGTITSIAPASDGRTVYAGTDDGRVWVTRNLGATWTKLAEGRPWVTRVVVDPKNPNRVWTTHSGYRSGSPLPHVYGSTDGGRHWRNLSGNLPDAPVNDLVAARGGILYIATDQGVFTSTAHGGRWLRLGRGMPQVPVDDIEYDAGRHRLVAATFGRGFYELTTP, from the coding sequence ATGGGCAGAGGTCTGCTTTCGCTGGTTCTCGCCGCGGTCACCGGTGCCGCGTTGCTCGTCGCACCGGCCGCCGCGACGCCGCCTCCACCGGGCGATGTCTACCGGCCCGTCCGTGGGCCGTCCGCCCCGGCCGAGTACCGCTATATGCAAAAGACCCTGCCGGGAGAGTCGATCCCACGGCACGCACACGACCTCGCCGCCGCGCAGGCGCGCGAACTGCCCACCGTCGGCGGGCGCTGGAAGAGCGTCGGACCCACCGACATCGGCGGGCGGATCGTGTCCCTCGCACTCGATCCCAAGCGGGCCGACACGCTGTACGCGGCGGCTGCCAGCGGCGGGCTCTGGCGCAGCACCGACGCCGGTCAGACGTTCCACTCGGTGTGGCCCGACAGCTGGACGCAGGCCATGGGGGCGGTCGCCACCGCGCCGGACGGCACGCTGTACGTCGGCACCGGCGAGCCCAATCCGGGCGGCGGCAGCATCACGTACGAGGGAACCGGCATGTACCGCAGCACCGACGGCGGCCGGAACTGGACGCCGATCGGCCTGCGCGACTCCGGGGCGATCAGCGCCATCACCATCGATCCCGCCAACCCGCGCCGTATCTATGTCGCCGCGGCCGGATCGCTCTACAACGGCGGTGGCGACCGGGGCGTGTACCGCTCGCAGGACGGTGGCGCCACCTGGGAGCGGATCCTGGCCGGCGCCAACGAGTTCACCGGCGCCACCGAGATCGTCGTCGAGGGAGACCGGCTCTACGCCGTGATGTGGGACAAGCGCCGCCGCCCCGACCTGCGGACGTACGGCGGTGTCGGCTCGGGTGTCTTCCGCTCCTCCGACGGCGGTGAGACCTGGCAGCGGCTCGGCGGCGGGCTGCCCGCGCAGGGCCCCGGCGTGGGGCGGATCGGCCTCGCTGTCGCGGGCGACCGGCTCTATGCGATCGTCAACAAGGCCGACGGCTCCTTCGAGGGCTTCTACGCCTCCTCCGACGGCGGCGACACCTGGACCCGTCTGCCCGACAACCAGGACCTCACCGACTCGCAGTCCAGCTTCGGCTGGTGGTTCGGCAAGGTGTGGATCGACCCCCGGGACACCGAGCACGTGCATGTGGCCGGGGTCGCGCTGCTGACCACGAAGGACGGCGGCGACACCTGGACGGCCGACGACACGAGCATGCACGTCGACCATCACGCCATGGTGTGGGACCCGCGCCGCCCCGGCCGCGTCTACCTCGGCAACGACGGCGGCGTCTACCGCTCCGACGCGCGCGGCGACGGCGGCTGGGTCAAGTCCCGCCATCAGCCGTACACCCAGCTCTACAGCGCGGCGATCAGCCCGCAGGACGTCACCAGGATCTCGGGCGGCGCTCAGGACAACGGCTCGCTGCGCTCCTGGGGCGGTGACGGCTTCAACGAGTACCTCGGCGGCGACGGCGAGGAGAACCTCATCAACCCCACCGACGTGAACAACGTCTTCGCCTGCTACCAGTACGGCAACTGCTTCTCCTCCACCGACGGCGGCGACACGCTCACGTACTTCGCGGACAGGACGACGTTCCAGCGCCGCAACTGGTTCACACCCATGGAGTTCGACCCGCACGACCCGAAGGTCCTCTACTACGGCTCCGAGGTCGTCAACCGCTCCACGGACGGCGGCGAGACCTGGCAGCCCATCAGCCCCGACCTGTCCGGCGGCCCGGGCACCGACCCCGTCCACCCCAACTACGGCACCATCACCTCGATCGCCCCGGCATCCGACGGACGCACCGTCTACGCAGGCACGGACGACGGCCGCGTCTGGGTCACCAGGAACCTCGGCGCCACCTGGACGAAACTGGCCGAGGGACGACCTTGGGTGACCCGGGTCGTGGTCGACCCGAAGAACCCGAACCGGGTGTGGACCACACACTCCGGCTACCGCTCCGGCTCCCCGCTCCCCCATGTGTACGGCAGCACCGACGGCGGCCGGCACTGGCGGAACCTGTCGGGCAACCTCCCGGACGCGCCCGTCAACGACCTGGTCGCAGCACGGGGCGGCATCCTCTACATCGCCACCGACCAGGGCGTGTTCACCAGCACCGCACACGGCGGCCGCTGGCTCCGCCTCGGCCGAGGAATGCCGCAGGTCCCGGTCGACGACATCGAGTACGACGCGGGACGGCACCGCCTGGTGGCGGCGACGTTCGGCAGGGGCTTCTACGAACTGACGACTCCCTGA
- a CDS encoding transposase has protein sequence MGETGDPFSTASTTPIPAGDDPAPKPKRRTFSAEYKLRIVAEYDAAPAGEKGAILRRERLYHSHVIEWRQAREAGSLDALVDRRTSAVRPKKAAEQAEPERLRKKVARLERDPARRDAALEVTGKANALLELLSESAD, from the coding sequence ATGGGCGAGACAGGAGATCCCTTCAGCACGGCCAGCACCACCCCGATACCAGCCGGTGACGATCCGGCGCCGAAGCCGAAGCGGCGGACGTTCTCCGCGGAGTACAAGCTGCGGATCGTTGCCGAGTACGATGCCGCCCCGGCCGGGGAGAAGGGCGCGATCCTGCGGCGTGAGCGGCTGTACCACTCGCACGTCATCGAGTGGCGCCAGGCACGCGAGGCCGGCTCCCTGGATGCCCTGGTCGACCGGCGGACCTCGGCGGTGCGGCCGAAGAAGGCGGCCGAGCAGGCCGAGCCGGAGCGGCTGCGCAAGAAGGTCGCACGACTGGAGAGGGACCCGGCTCGCCGGGACGCGGCCCTGGAAGTCACGGGAAAAGCCAACGCGCTCTTGGAACTGCTCTCCGAGAGCGCGGACTGA
- a CDS encoding SUKH-4 family immunity protein: protein MSFSVSPAQLVKAYGLGNVVYFPRNEVADFDDRTAIFISWVGLPHSKAFSSRMDVEDPYDSDTDAITLGSRFDLYNMSCPAESRSWWKLGYLFTSLITIDPKSGKIFSFPEGATDYVELHRDVESLVYALIEFRKLEVDHDNDVDPEELSERFRKVVSAFDSTPFADEDSQWNLSLTELKDGIW, encoded by the coding sequence ATGAGCTTCTCTGTCAGTCCCGCGCAACTGGTCAAAGCCTACGGACTGGGCAATGTGGTCTATTTTCCCCGAAACGAAGTTGCCGACTTCGACGACCGCACGGCTATTTTTATCAGTTGGGTAGGTCTCCCCCACTCCAAGGCCTTCAGTTCACGCATGGATGTGGAAGACCCTTACGACTCAGACACGGACGCCATCACTCTGGGAAGCCGCTTCGACCTGTACAACATGTCGTGTCCTGCGGAAAGCAGGTCATGGTGGAAGCTTGGTTACCTCTTCACTTCGCTGATCACCATCGACCCCAAGTCGGGCAAGATATTTTCCTTCCCAGAAGGGGCGACTGACTACGTCGAGCTGCACCGGGATGTGGAGTCGCTGGTCTACGCGCTCATCGAGTTCCGCAAGCTCGAGGTCGACCACGACAACGACGTCGATCCCGAGGAGCTTTCCGAACGCTTCCGAAAAGTAGTCAGCGCGTTCGACTCAACTCCGTTTGCCGACGAAGACTCGCAGTGGAACCTCTCACTGACCGAGTTGAAAGACGGCATCTGGTAG